The Sphingosinicellaceae bacterium genome includes the window GGGACAGTTGCGGGCGGCGATGGCGTCGCGCGGTGGCCCGGGAGGAGCAAGCTCGCTGAAGCTCGTCACCCGCGCCGGCATGGGCCTGTGCCAGGGCCGGTCGTGCGAGCAGGCGGTTATGACCATTCTCGGCGAGACCGGGCGACCGGCGGGCTTCACCGCCCGCTTCCCGGTGCGTCCGGTCGCGGTCGCCGACCTGATTTAGGCGACCGTCGCGGTCGCCTCGATCTCGATCAGGAAGTCGGGCAACGCCAGCGTAGCGACCCCGATCATGGTGTTCGGGGCCGGTGTTGCGCCATCGTAGAACGCGCCCAGTTCGGCACCGATGACGCCGAGCTTGTCGGGCGTATGACCGACGATATAGGTTCGGATGCGGATAACGTCCGCCGGCGTCGCGCCCGCTGCCGCAAGTACGGCACGCAAGTTGGCGAGTGCCTGCCGGGTCTGCGCTGCGAGGTCGCCGGGACCGACGAGGGTGTAGTCTTTGTCCCACGCCACCTGCCCGGCAAGATGCAGCGTCTTGCCGCCGTCCTGCAGCGTCGCGTGCGAGAACCCGTAGGCGACGCTGTCGTACAGTTCGGGCGGATTGATCCGTTCGATGGCCATGGAATGCTCCTTCGCGGGTTCAGTCGACGATTTCGAGCTGGTGCCCGAACGGGTCGCGGACATAGAGGTTTTTCTTGCCGGCCAGCGGCCCGCTGTCGATCAGGATCGTCTCGAGGACGGTGCAGCCCTTTTCCGCCAAGTAGCGCGCGGCGACGTCGACGTCGTCGACCCGCAGGCCAAGGTGGTGACCGCCCCGGTCGCAGTTGCGCGGCACATGCGTGTTGCGGTCGTCGGGCTTGTCGTAGGTGACAAGCTGGAGGTTCAGGTTGCTGGTCAGCTTGAGCATGGCCAGCGTCAGCCGCGCCCCGGCAACTCCGACATGCGCCTCGGTCCAGTCGCGGCCGTCGGCTCCGGCGGGGATTTCGGCGGCATCGATCGGACCGACGCGGAACAACTCCTGCGCCCCGAACACGTCGCTGTAGAAGGCGACCGCGGCGTCGAGATCGGGGACGGTGAACGAGACATGGTCGGCGGCGAGGAACTGCGGGCGGGAGGTCATGAACGGCTCCTCATGGTCGGTGGTACAGGTGTCGCGGTGGCGGCCCTCAAGCGCAACGTCAGGCCGCCGTCGATGTCGTTGCCGCCAGCGCAACGGCGGGGCGGAGCAAGGCGCTGACGACGACCGCGACCGCCGCGTTGAGCAGCATTGCGACCAGCCCGGGCTCCCAGCCCGGCAGCAACGTGCCGGCCAGCGCCGTCACGGCCGGGACCAGTAGTGTCACATAGCCCGCGACCATGCCCGCGAACACGCCGACGGCGCTGGCCCGGGTCCAGGTGAACGCCAGGAACACACCCGGTGCAAGCATGCCGATCGAGGCGTAAGCCGACAGCCCGATCTCGACCAGCGAGCGCGTGCCGCCGATGGTCAGCCACACCGCGACCGCGGCAAAGCCGATCATCGACACCCGCGCCACTGTCAACCCGCCGCGCGGCGACAGCCGCGGCAGCAGCGGTTGGATGACGTTGCGCGAGAAGATCGAGCCCATGGTCAGCAGCAGCACCGACCCCGGCACCAGCGCCAGCAGGCAGGCGGTGCCCGCCAGCATCCCGATCACCCACGGCGGATAGCGGTCGGCGACGAACTGCAGCAGCGCGGCATTGAGGTTGCCGTCGGGCGGGATGGTGCCGGCCAGCAACGCCGCGAACCCGAGCAGGATGATGAACAGGTAAGATAGCGAATACAGCGGCTGGAAGATCGCGTTACGCCGGATCGTCGAGGCGTCGGCGGCAGAGAAGCACAGCTGGAACATGTGCGGGAAGATCCAGGTGCCCAGCGCGACGTTGAGCGCCGAGGTCATCAGCCAGGTCGTGCCCAGCCCCGCCGCGGGTTGCAGCCCGGGCAGGCTGCCGACGCCGGGATGCCGCTCCTGCACCAGACGGAACACGTCAAGCATCGAGGTCGCGCCGACATGCGAGGCGACGGTCGCACACAGCCCGGCGACCAGCGCCAGCATCAGGATATCCTTGACCCCGGCGGCGAAAGCGGCCGAGCGCAAGCCCGCCAGGAAAACGAAGGCGAGCATCGCGACGGCAGCGAGGATAGCCGCTGTGGTGCCTGAGACCTCGCTGCCAAGTGTCAGCCGCAGGATCAGGCTGAGCGCGGTGATCTGAATCTGGACGTAGACCACCAGCGCGGCGATGCCGGCGACCGCGACGATGATACCGAGCCAGTTGGCGCGGTAGTGGTCGGCGAAGAAATCGGCTTGGGTGATCAGGCCGCGCCGGCGCCCCGCGGCCCAGATTTCCGGCATCAGCCAATAGCCGATCGCCGCTGCCAGCGAGACCGAGCAGAACGCCAAATACGCCGGTGCGCCGTACGCCCAGGCAAAGCCGGATATACCCAGCACGGCGAAGGTCGTGTAGATTTCGCCGGCGTTCAAAAACCAGAAGATCAGCGTTCCCATGCGGCGGCTGCCGAGCGCCCAGTCCTCGACGTTCTTCGCGCGTGCAGCGCGGCGGCCATAGGCCATCGCACCGACGATAGTCGCTACGACGATCGCCAGCGTCAGTGCGAGGATCAAGGCGTGCCGTTCCGGGCTTCGCGGCGACGGTCGATCAGGTAGACGATTGTGATGACGAGGCTCGCGAAGACCACGCCCCCCATCTGCCACGCCATTGCGAAGGGTAGGGCAAAGGGCCGGGCTTCGATCCCGTTGGCCCACGGAGCGAGCGCAACCTGCCAGACGAACGGCAGCACCAGCAGCGCCAGGTGCCAGCGGCGTTGTCGTGGTCGATCGCTTGCCATGCCGCGCCCTCCCTTCGCTCGATCGTCGCGCTACTCCGCAACGGCAGTAAGCTCAGTTAATCGGCATTTCGCAAGCGCAGCAAGCGCAATGAGTTCGCAATTTCGTTGTCAAAAACGCTTGGCTATTTATCGGTATCGCCTGGCAGTGCATCGAGATTTTCCTGCAGGCGCCCAATCAGTCCTATCAGCCGGTCGAAATCGCTCGCGGAAAATCCGGTGATAACCCCAGCGTAAACCGGTGCCGTGATCTCGCGCGCCGCGGCCAGCAGATCGCTTCCGGCGGCGGCCAGGAAGACCTGGCGGACCCGCGCGTCGTCGGGCTTGACCTCCGACGACACCAGCCCGGCCTTCTCCATCCGCTGGACGATCCTCAGCATCGTCGACAGGTTGATCACCGCCGCGTCCGCCAGCTCGCCGACGCTGCGTGGCATGCGCTCGCCCAGCACCATCAGCACGCGCCAGTTCGGGATATCGAGTCCGATTGTCCGCAGCCGCGCCTCGATGACGATGTTGTACCGGCTGACGGCGCGGTTGAGCAGGTAGAACGGATAGCGGTCGACCTTGAAGCCCGGGCTGCCGGGATCGCCCAGCTTGCGGTTGTCGCAGGCGATGCTGTTGTTGTCGGGCACGCTCCGCAACTAGCCCCTGCAATCGTTCCGGGCAACGCGAGAATGGTTGCACGTGCAAGTTTTATCGGTCACACTTCGAGTCGTCATCCGGACCCGGGGAAATTGCATGTCAGCTGAACTGCTCCACAATTTCGCGCAGGCCGTCGCCAGCGGCACGATCCGCGCCGTTGACCTGACCCAGATCCTGTCGGAGGACACCCCCGTCCTCGTCCTGCCCGACGAGTTCGGCCAGTGCGCCGCCTTCAGCCGCGAGGAAATCTCGCGCTACGACGAGCGCGGCGTCGCCTGGTACTGGAACAATTTCACCGTCAGCGAGCACACCGGCACGCACTTCGACGCGCCGGTCCACTGGATCACGGGCCGCGACCGCGCCGACAACTCCGTCGACAGCGTGCCAGCACGCGATTTCGTCGCCCCGGCCGTGGTCATCGACTGCTCGAAGGAGGCCGCTGCAAACCCCGATTTCCTGCTGACCGTGCCGTTCATCGAGGCGTGGGAGCAGGTCCATGGCCGCATCCCGCCGCGCAGCTGGGTGCTGATGCGCACCGACTGGTCGAAGCGTTCGCCCGAGGATTACGTCAACCGCCGCGAGGACGGCGCGCACACCCCGGGCCCCGATCCCGATGCGGTGCGGATGCTGGTCCACGACCGCGATGCCCACGGCTTCGGGGTCGAGACGATCGGCACCGATGCCGGGCAGGCCCACCTGCTGACCCCGGCTTACCCGGCGCACACCTTCTTCCACGAGGCCGGGCGCTACGGCCTGCAGTGTCTCGAGAACCTCGACCAGTTGCCGCCGACCGGCGCAGTGATCGTCGCCGCCCCGCTCAAGATCAAGGGCGGCTCCGGCAGCCCGCTGCGCGTTCTCGCGCTGGTCCAGGACTAAATTCGTGGCGGAACGTTCGTTCGCACGCGAAGTCGAGCACCTCCGGCTCGGCGCTGGCGATGTCTTCCACGGTGAAGGCATCCTCGCGGTCACCAAGGGGCTGTTGCAGGCGGGCGTCGCCTACGTCGGCGGCTACCAGGGCTCGCCGATCAGCCACCTGATGGACGTCTTCGCCGATGCGGACGGGCTGTTGAAGGAGCTCGGCGTCCACTTCGAGGCCAGCGCCAGCGAGGCGACGGCGGCGGCCATGCTCGCGGCGTCGGTCAACTACCCGCTGCGCGGCGCGGTCGCGTGGAAGTCCGTCGTCGGCACCAACGTCGCCTCCGATGCGCTGTCGAACGTCGCGTCGGGTGGGGTAACCGGCGGCGCGCTGATCATCGTCGGCGAGGACTACGGCGAAGGCTCGTCGATCATGCAGGAGAGGACGCACGCTTTCGCCATGAAGTCGCAGATGTGGCTGCTCGACCCGCGTCCCAACCTGACCAGCATCGTCGACATGGTCGAGAAGGGCTTCGAGCTGTCGGAGGCGTCGAGCACCCCGGTCATGCTCGAGCTCCGCGTCCGCGCCTGCCACGTCACCGGCGAGTTCGTCGCCAAGGACAATGTCCGCCCGCCGCTCACCGTCGGCGAGGCCGCCTCCAACCCGCGCCGCGCCACCGACCGCATCGTGCTGCCACCCGCCAACTTCCTCCACGAGAAGGAAAAGATCGAGGAGCGCTGGCCCGCCGCGCTGCGCTTCGTCGCCGAGCAGCGCCTCAACGAGCACTTCGGTCCGACCAACGGCGAGATCGGCGTCATCGTCCAGGGCGGCCTGTTCAACAGCCTCAACCGCGCGCTCGAGCTGATCGGCCTGTCGGACGCCTTCGGCAACGCCGAGATCCCGGTCTATTGCCTTAACGTCACCTACCCCCTGCTCCCCGACGAGGTCGCCGCCTTCTGCCTCGGCAAGACCGCGGTGATGATCGTCGAGGAAGGCCAGCCCGAGTTCATCGAACACGAGCTCAATACGCTGGTCCGCCGCGCCGACCTGCAGACCCGCATCGTCGGCAAAGACGTGCTGCCGCGCGCCGGCGAATATACCGGGCAAGTTCTCGTCGAGGGGTTGACCAAGTTCCTGCGTACCTGGGCGCCCGCGCTCGCTCCTGACGCACCCACGCCGGTGGTGGCCGAGGCCCAGCCGCTCGCCGTCGCCGAGGTGCCGCAGCGTCCCGCCGGCTTCTGCACCGGCTGCCCGGAGCGCCCGATCTTCACGGCGATGAAACTGGTCGAGCGCGAACTCGGGCCGAGCCACGTCTCCGCCGACATCGGCTGCCACCTGTTCTCGATCCTGCCGCCGTTCGACATCGGCAACACCACGATGGGCTACGGCCTCGGCGCGGCTGGGGCAGCGGCGTTCCGCCCGTCGGGGCAAAGCGACTCGAAGCGCGCCATCGCGATCATGGGCGACGGCGGTTTCTGGCATAACGGCCTGACCTCCGGGATCGGCAACGCTGTGTTCAACCAGGACGATTCGGTTACGCTGATCGTCGACAACGGCTATTCGGCGGCGACCGGCGGACAGGATATCCTGTCATCGTCGGCGGATAATCCGAGCCGCAGCACGCATCACTCGATCGAGCGCGCGGTGCGCGGCATCGGCGGCGAGTGGGTGCGGACGCTGACCCGGACCTACGACGTCAAGGCGATGCGCGACACGCTGCGCGAGGCGCTGACCACCAAGATCGCGGGGCCGAAGGTCATCATCGCCCAGTCGGAGTGCATGCTCAACAAGCAGCGCCGCGAGAAGCCGCTGGTTGCGAAGGCGGTCAAGGCCGGCAAGCGCGTCGTCCGTGAGCGCTTCGGCATCGATCCCGACACCTGCACCGGCGACCACAGCTGCATCCGGCTCTCAGGTTGTCCTTCGCTGACCGTCAAGCCCAACCCCGACCCGCTCCGCCTCGACCCGATCGCGCATGTCGAGAACAGCTGCGTCGGCTGTGGCCTGTGCGGCGAGGTCGCGCACGCCGCGGTGCTGTGCCCGAGCTTCTACCGCGCCGAGATCGTCCAGAACCCGACCCGCTGGGACCTGCTTGCCGAGCGCATCCGGGCTGCGGTGATCGGCTTCTTCCAGGCGCGGACCGACCGCGCCCTCGCCGCGCGGGCGTTCTGATGGCGCGCCAACGCCGGACGCTGGCGATCCTCGCGCTGGGCGGGCAGGGCGGCGGCGTCCTCGCAGACTGGATCCTCGCGGTCGGCGATGCCAACGGCTGGCGGACGCAGGGCACCTCGGTTCCCGGCGTCGCCCAGCGCACCGGATCGACGATCTACTACATCGAGATGTTTCCCAGCGGCGGCCACGCCCCTGCGCCCGCCCCGGTCCTCGCGCTCAACCCGGTGCCGGGCGACGTCGACATCGTCATCGCGTCCGAACTGATGGAAGCTGGCCGCGCGATCCTGCGCGGCTTCGTAACTGCCGACCGCACGACGCTGATCGGCTCCACCCACCGGATCTATGCGATCTCCGAAAAGACCGCGATGGGCAACGGCCTCGCCAAGAGCGACCGCGTCGTCGAAGCCGCCGGCCGTCGCGCCAGGCGCTTCATCGGCTTCGACATGGACGCCGCCGCTGCCAGCGCCGGCAGCGTCATCAGCTCGGTGATGCTCGGCGCGCTCGCGGCCAGTGGCGAACTGCCGTTCGACCGCGCATCTTTCGAGGCGGCGATCAAGGCGAGCGGCATCGCGGTACCGGCCAACCTGCGCGGCTTCGCGGCCGGCTGGGACGCGGCACTCGGCGAGTCTGCGATGCCGCTGGAGGTGGTGAATACTCTCCCGGTGCCGACGACTGCGGCGGGCACGGCTTTGCTCGCGCGCATCGAGAAGGAGCTGCCGGCACGTGCCCGGCCGCTCGCAACCGAGGGCGTCCGCCGGCTGATGGACTATCAGGACGCCGCCTACGCGACGCGCTACCTCGACCGCCTCAAGGGCATTGCCGCAGTCGACGACGGCTTCGACGGCCACGCGCTGACCGCGGAAGCGGCGCGCTACCTCGCCCTGTGGATGAGCTATGAGGATACGATCCGCGTCGCCGACCTGAAGACCCGCGCCAGCCGCGTCGAGCGCGTCCGCACCGAGGTCCACGCCCGCGACGGACAGCTGCTCGGAATCACCGAGTTCATGCACCCGCGCCTGCAGGAGGTCTGCGAGACCATGCCCACGGCGCTCGGCCACTTCATCCTCAGCAGGCCGGGGCTGGTGCGCCGCCTGGAGCCGCTGTTCTCGCAGGGTCGCCACGTCCGCACGACCCGGCTACGCTGGTTCCTGGTGCTGCATTTTCTCGCCGGCCTGCGCCGCTGGCGTCCGAAGACCTTGCGCTTCGGAGAGGAGCAGGCGCGCATCGAGGCGTGGCTCAAGCTGGTCGCGGACGTCGCCTCGCACGACCCCGCGGCGGCGCGCGAACTGGTCGAATGCCAGCGGCTGATCAAGGGCTACGGCGACACCTTCGCGCGCGGCCTGCGCAACTACGACACGATCGTGGCGGCCTATCGCTCCGGGCAACTGGGTGGCGAGCCCGCGACCGCGATCCGTCGCCTGCGCGAGGCCGCGCTGGCCGACGACAAGGGCGACGCACTGGCCGAAACCAGCTTTGCACTGCAACTCGCGTCATAGCTCTTCAGGTGCGCGACTCCCGCTTGATGCCGGATGACAGCCCAGGTGGGCGGCGGGTTGCGCAACCGCTGGCTCGAGCTCGTGGGCCGGTAGCGCAGATCGGAGCGCCTAGCGTTCGCCGTTGCGGCGCATCGGCATCGCATCGATCGTCCGGCTCAAGGTCGCAAACGAAAGCGGGGCCTGCGCGCGGAGCTTTTCGCCACCGTCCTTGCCGATCAGGATCACGGTAAAGCGATCGACCGGCAGGTGGTAGGCCCGCCGTAAGCCGGCGGCACCGTCGGACGCGCCGCGCACCGCGGTGCCGAGCACCTCGACCAGCACGAGGTCACGGTCGTCGCTGCTTTCGCTCATCGCGGCGAAGATGCGGCGCTGGTCGGCAGCGGCGGCGTCGGCAGCATCCGGCGCGGTTACCAGCAGCACCCGATTTTTCCAGCGTAACTGGCTAACAGTTGCTGGCGGAGCCGGTGTGGCGGCGAAAGCCGCAGCGAGGGCGATCAAGGCGGCAGCGGACATGCCGGTCAAACGCGATCACCGCAAATCGGCTCCCGCTAGAAGAACAGCTTGCGGACCGTCAGGCGGACGGTCCGCCCGAGCGGATCGAGGCGGTCGGGCTCATAGCGGATCGGGACTGCTCCGGTGCCGTCGACAACCTTGGTACGGGCATCGAACAGGTTCTCGACCGCGAAGGTGACACGCGCGCCGCGCAGCCACGGGTGCTTGCGCGCCAGGCCGGGCACCTGTCCGAGGTCGGTGAACAGGCGCAAATTAAGCGTCGCGAGATCGGAAAAGACGAGGTTGCTGGTTGGCCGGTCGGCGATGCCGTCCACGGTCGTGCCGCTGTGCCAGTTCGCACTGAGCCGCGCGCCGATGCCGTTCCTGGTGAAGCCTGCCTGCGCCTCGATCTCGTGGCGCG containing:
- a CDS encoding MarR family winged helix-turn-helix transcriptional regulator, coding for MACDNRKLGDPGSPGFKVDRYPFYLLNRAVSRYNIVIEARLRTIGLDIPNWRVLMVLGERMPRSVGELADAAVINLSTMLRIVQRMEKAGLVSSEVKPDDARVRQVFLAAAGSDLLAAAREITAPVYAGVITGFSASDFDRLIGLIGRLQENLDALPGDTDK
- a CDS encoding RidA family protein, whose translation is MAIERINPPELYDSVAYGFSHATLQDGGKTLHLAGQVAWDKDYTLVGPGDLAAQTRQALANLRAVLAAAGATPADVIRIRTYIVGHTPDKLGVIGAELGAFYDGATPAPNTMIGVATLALPDFLIEIEATATVA
- a CDS encoding sodium:solute symporter family protein — its product is MILALTLAIVVATIVGAMAYGRRAARAKNVEDWALGSRRMGTLIFWFLNAGEIYTTFAVLGISGFAWAYGAPAYLAFCSVSLAAAIGYWLMPEIWAAGRRRGLITQADFFADHYRANWLGIIVAVAGIAALVVYVQIQITALSLILRLTLGSEVSGTTAAILAAVAMLAFVFLAGLRSAAFAAGVKDILMLALVAGLCATVASHVGATSMLDVFRLVQERHPGVGSLPGLQPAAGLGTTWLMTSALNVALGTWIFPHMFQLCFSAADASTIRRNAIFQPLYSLSYLFIILLGFAALLAGTIPPDGNLNAALLQFVADRYPPWVIGMLAGTACLLALVPGSVLLLTMGSIFSRNVIQPLLPRLSPRGGLTVARVSMIGFAAVAVWLTIGGTRSLVEIGLSAYASIGMLAPGVFLAFTWTRASAVGVFAGMVAGYVTLLVPAVTALAGTLLPGWEPGLVAMLLNAAVAVVVSALLRPAVALAATTSTAA
- a CDS encoding DUF3311 domain-containing protein, with the translated sequence MASDRPRQRRWHLALLVLPFVWQVALAPWANGIEARPFALPFAMAWQMGGVVFASLVITIVYLIDRRREARNGTP
- a CDS encoding VOC family protein, whose amino-acid sequence is MTSRPQFLAADHVSFTVPDLDAAVAFYSDVFGAQELFRVGPIDAAEIPAGADGRDWTEAHVGVAGARLTLAMLKLTSNLNLQLVTYDKPDDRNTHVPRNCDRGGHHLGLRVDDVDVAARYLAEKGCTVLETILIDSGPLAGKKNLYVRDPFGHQLEIVD
- a CDS encoding cyclase family protein; translation: MSAELLHNFAQAVASGTIRAVDLTQILSEDTPVLVLPDEFGQCAAFSREEISRYDERGVAWYWNNFTVSEHTGTHFDAPVHWITGRDRADNSVDSVPARDFVAPAVVIDCSKEAAANPDFLLTVPFIEAWEQVHGRIPPRSWVLMRTDWSKRSPEDYVNRREDGAHTPGPDPDAVRMLVHDRDAHGFGVETIGTDAGQAHLLTPAYPAHTFFHEAGRYGLQCLENLDQLPPTGAVIVAAPLKIKGGSGSPLRVLALVQD
- a CDS encoding indolepyruvate ferredoxin oxidoreductase subunit alpha; the protein is MAERSFAREVEHLRLGAGDVFHGEGILAVTKGLLQAGVAYVGGYQGSPISHLMDVFADADGLLKELGVHFEASASEATAAAMLAASVNYPLRGAVAWKSVVGTNVASDALSNVASGGVTGGALIIVGEDYGEGSSIMQERTHAFAMKSQMWLLDPRPNLTSIVDMVEKGFELSEASSTPVMLELRVRACHVTGEFVAKDNVRPPLTVGEAASNPRRATDRIVLPPANFLHEKEKIEERWPAALRFVAEQRLNEHFGPTNGEIGVIVQGGLFNSLNRALELIGLSDAFGNAEIPVYCLNVTYPLLPDEVAAFCLGKTAVMIVEEGQPEFIEHELNTLVRRADLQTRIVGKDVLPRAGEYTGQVLVEGLTKFLRTWAPALAPDAPTPVVAEAQPLAVAEVPQRPAGFCTGCPERPIFTAMKLVERELGPSHVSADIGCHLFSILPPFDIGNTTMGYGLGAAGAAAFRPSGQSDSKRAIAIMGDGGFWHNGLTSGIGNAVFNQDDSVTLIVDNGYSAATGGQDILSSSADNPSRSTHHSIERAVRGIGGEWVRTLTRTYDVKAMRDTLREALTTKIAGPKVIIAQSECMLNKQRREKPLVAKAVKAGKRVVRERFGIDPDTCTGDHSCIRLSGCPSLTVKPNPDPLRLDPIAHVENSCVGCGLCGEVAHAAVLCPSFYRAEIVQNPTRWDLLAERIRAAVIGFFQARTDRALAARAF
- a CDS encoding indolepyruvate oxidoreductase subunit beta family protein codes for the protein MARQRRTLAILALGGQGGGVLADWILAVGDANGWRTQGTSVPGVAQRTGSTIYYIEMFPSGGHAPAPAPVLALNPVPGDVDIVIASELMEAGRAILRGFVTADRTTLIGSTHRIYAISEKTAMGNGLAKSDRVVEAAGRRARRFIGFDMDAAAASAGSVISSVMLGALAASGELPFDRASFEAAIKASGIAVPANLRGFAAGWDAALGESAMPLEVVNTLPVPTTAAGTALLARIEKELPARARPLATEGVRRLMDYQDAAYATRYLDRLKGIAAVDDGFDGHALTAEAARYLALWMSYEDTIRVADLKTRASRVERVRTEVHARDGQLLGITEFMHPRLQEVCETMPTALGHFILSRPGLVRRLEPLFSQGRHVRTTRLRWFLVLHFLAGLRRWRPKTLRFGEEQARIEAWLKLVADVASHDPAAARELVECQRLIKGYGDTFARGLRNYDTIVAAYRSGQLGGEPATAIRRLREAALADDKGDALAETSFALQLAS
- a CDS encoding DUF4174 domain-containing protein, translated to MSAAALIALAAAFAATPAPPATVSQLRWKNRVLLVTAPDAADAAAADQRRIFAAMSESSDDRDLVLVEVLGTAVRGASDGAAGLRRAYHLPVDRFTVILIGKDGGEKLRAQAPLSFATLSRTIDAMPMRRNGER